One genomic segment of Scylla paramamosain isolate STU-SP2022 chromosome 9, ASM3559412v1, whole genome shotgun sequence includes these proteins:
- the LOC135103481 gene encoding major facilitator superfamily domain-containing protein 6-B-like, with the protein MKINKKLLPIKVHYFLRYAGAAPLVMLLPLIVRSKGLSPQTVGVLWTVMPMVGLIANSICGMLADYFKAYRTIFLASITSLTVGLVAMYWIPELPVAAQASEETFNLTLVGNATLSSSAFLANSSTLALELAGVDPEMTVGEGQAAPLALPPGKGTSGIPEETESVASFLHYPQFWIIVLALLLEQMGITICIMMSDSVCFQILGSERHLYGRQRLWGTIGMGVMAIVSGALVDIYSQGLPQKDYLPAIISCIVLMSADILVVARMKIPYSSDEKLKMGKVGNSLVHPEVLLFLMTVYVMGASLGIVWIFKLMLVEDVALAWNSDFPALKLLQGLVLGIETFGGEVPFFFLSGVIIERLGYTGVLIVSVLSTGLRCSLYYTVSNPWCFLPIELLNGLSYSVFHSVMGAYASHIAPPGAQATVQSVFRSTFYVGLSTAGFLGGLLYNTQGGSIAFLKVGVFDLIYVLVFILLHFLVKKYCIAGEASCVALQDDAKQNDPVNRVPEMEKLFLEKKPQEASGSMSRIHEDTKNECVRFIV; encoded by the exons ATGAAGATCAACAAGAAGCTGCTGCCAATCAAAGTTCACTATTTCCTCCGATATGCAG GTGCGGCACCCTTGGTGATGCTGCTCCCACTGATAGTACGGAGCAAGGGACTCTCGCCACAGACAGTGGGGGTTCTGTGGACCGTCATGCCCATGGTGGGCCTCATCGCTAACAGCATCTGTGGCATGCTGGCTGATTACTTTAAGGCCTATCGCACCATCTTCCTGGCTAGTATAACCAGCCTGACAGTGGGTCTTGTAGCCATGTATTGGATCCCAGAGCTTCCAGTCGCCGCTCAAGCCTCAGAGGAAACTTTTAACCTCACCTTGGTGGGAAATGCAACGCTCTCTTCCAGCGCGTTCCTCGCCAACAGCAGCACGTTGGCCCTGGAGCTGGCAGGCGTGGACCCAGAGATGACGGTTGGAGAGGGTCAGGCGGCACCCCTCGCCCTGCCGCCCGGTAAAGGTACATCAGGGATCCCGGAGGAGACCGAAAGTGTGGCCTCCTTCCTGCACTACCCGCAATTCTGGATCATCGTCCTCGCCCTCCTGCTGGAACAGATGGGCATCACTATTTGTATCATGATGTCAGATTCTGTCTGCTTCCAGATCCTGG GTTCTGAGCGGCATCTGTATGGACGGCAGCGGCTGTGGGGCACAATCGGTATGGGCGTGATGGCCATCGTCTCAGGCGCGCTTGTTGACATCTACTCCCAGGGTCTGCCACAGAAGGATTACCTGCCCGCCATCATCTCCTGTATCGTTCTCATGTCGGCAGACATTCTGGTGGTGGCAAGGATGAAGATTCCTTATTCCAGTGACGAGAAATTAAAGATGGGAAAAGTTGGCAACAGTCTTGTGCATCCCgaagtccttctcttccta ATGACCGTGTACGTGATGGGCGCGTCGCTTGGCATCGTGTGGATATTCAAACTGATGTTGGTGGAGGACGTCGCCCTGGCATGGAACTCCGACTTTCCTGCGCTCAAACTCCTTCAGGGATTAGTTTTAGGCATCGAAACCTTCGGCGGAGAGgtgcctttctttttcctctcag GGGTGATAATCGAGCGGCTGGGATACACTGGTGTGCTCATCGTATCAGTACTCAGCACAGGGCTGAGATGCTCCCTCTACTACACTGTCAGCAATCCCTGGTGCTTCCTACCCATAGAGCTCCTTAATGGTCTGAGTTACAGTGTCTTCCACTCCGTCATGGGTGCTTACGCCAGCCACATCGCGCCGCCAGGAGCCCAAGCCACCGTTCAGAGCGTCTTCAGGTCCACCTTCTATGTTG GCTTGTCTACGGCCGGGTTCCTGGGGGGCTTACTCTACAACACCCAGGGCGGGTCCATCGCCTTCTTGAAGGTGGGCGTGTTCGATCTGATCTACGTGCTTGTCTTCATTTTGCTTCACTTCCTGGTCAAAAAATACTGCATCGCAG GTGAGGCGAGCTGTGTGGCGCTGCAGGACGATGCTAAGCAGAATGACCCCGTCAACAGGGTGCCGGAGATGGAAAAGTTGTTCCTGGAGAAGAAACCCCAGGAAGCCTCAGGGAGCATGAGCAGGATTCATGAGGACACAAAGAACGAGTGTGTAAGGTTTATAGTTTAG